The genomic window CGCAGGTGCGCAATATTCGCTCGGAGGCTCTACCTATTTGCTGGGTGGCCTATCATTTAATAACGGTTTTACTAACGTGGTTAAAGAGCATCCTATAAAAAGCGCTTATGTAGCCCTCAATCTTGGTGTTTTGTTTTAATATTAAATTTAATTGCAACTCAATTTACACATGAGAATTGCACTTGCCCAGCTTAATTACCACACGGGCCACTTCGATTATAATACCAACAAGATCATTACAGCCATTCAAAAAGCCAAAGCAGAAAAAGCCGATTTGGTGATTTTTGCTGAACTGGCTATTTGTGGATACCCTCCCCGCGACTTTCTGGAGTTTGATCACTTTCTGGAGCTTTGCGAACAGAGTATGGAGAGCATTGCCCGTGAATGCGTTGGCATTGCTGCCATTGTAGGAGGGCCTTCCCACAATCCCCGGCCCGAAGGAAAGAATCTTTTCAATTCCGCATTTTATTTAAAAGACGGGAAGATTGAGCATATCTACCACAAAACGCTCCTGCCTACATACGATGTTTTTGATGAGTACCGGTACTTTGAGCCTGCCATTGAACATTCCTGCATTGAATTGAATGGCTGCCGGATAGCCCTCACGATATGTGAAGATATCTGGGACTTGCTGGAAGATCCTCTTTATACGGTAAATCCTATGGACCAGCTCATCAGCCAGGCTCCGGACTTTATGGTGAATATTGCCGCATCTCCTTTTGCCTGGAAACATGATGAACGCAGAAAGGACGAACTGCGAAAGAACGCTTCGAAGTATCAATTGCCAATCTTCTATGTAAACCATGTGGGAGCTCAGACTGAACTGATCTTCGATGGGGCTTCAACCGTGATGAATGCGAGAGGAAGCGTATATGATGTGTTGGATTGTTTTACAGAAGATCTCAGGATATATGATCTGGAAGACGTCAGGAAGCAATCGCCCATTGTGCGCTATTCAAAACCTTCAAAATATGAACTTATCCATGATGGGCTTGTGCTTGGAATTCGCGACTATTTTCAGAAGCTGGGATTTAAAAAAGCTATTCTCGGCCTTTCAGGAGGAATTGACTCAGCACTGGTTGCTGTGCTGGCAACGGAGGCGCTGGGCAACGAAAACGTGCAGGCCGTAATGATGCCGACCGAATATACCTCCGGCAGATCAAAGTCAGATGCGGAGAAACTAGCTGATATCCTTGACATTTCATATAAAATAATTCCGGTTCAAAGTCCTTATCAGGCGTTTCTGGCCGAATTGAATCCTTACTTTGGAGATATGCCTTTTGGTATTGCCGAAGAAAACATGCAGGCGCGAAGCCGGGCGATCATCCTGATGGCACTGGCCAATAAATTCGGGTACATCCTGCTGAATACCTCTAATAAAAGTGAACTGGCCGTGGGCTATGGAACGCTGTATGGCGATATGGCCGGTGGGCTGTCAGTAATTGGAGATATTTATAAAACAGAGGTTTTCGAACTCTGCCGTTATATTAATCGCAATGACGAGAAAATTCCGGAGTCTATACTTACCCGGCCTCCTACCGCAGAATTACGACCGGATCAAAAAGATTCGGACAGCCTCCCACCATATCAGGTGCTGGATGAAATACTGCACGAGTATATAGAAATGCGACTGGGTCCGCGTGAGATCGTAGCAAACGGATATGATGAGGCCACCGTAAAACGCATCCTGAAAATGGTGAATCAAAGCGAGTACAAACGTGCGCAGTTCCCTCCTATCCTGCGCGTTTCTGACAAAGCTTTCGGCATGGGAAGAAGAATGCCGATCGTAGCCAAATACCTGGGATAGCCGGACATTTTCATGTGAAATGCTATACATTAATTAACTGAATATCTTGTATATCAATAGGTTTCGCCTCCATCAATACTTTAAGGATTTGTGTAAATTCAGTACAGTGCCTTCGATGCAAGAACCATTATAAGACATTGATATTTACAGGTAAAACAACACTTTTTGTACTTTTGCAGCCGCAAAAAAATGTTTTCTAACTTTTAAATAATTTTAAGAATGATCGAGACCAAGGTGAAAGCCGAAGATTATAAGGTAAGGGATATTTCCCTGGCTGCCTGGGGGCGCAAGGAAATTGAACTGGCAGAAGCTGAAATGCCGGGACTGATGGCAACACGCGAAGAGTACCGTGATACCCAGCCTCTCAAAGGTGCCCGGATTGCCGGATGCCTCCACATGACCATCCAGACTGCCGTGTTGATTGAAACATTGGTGGAACTTGGCGCAGAGGTCCGCTGGTCGTCTTGCAACATCTTTTCTACGCAGGACCACGCGGCAGCTGCCATTGCCGCTGCTGGCGTTCCTGTTTTTGCCTGGAAAGGATTGACCGAGGAAGAATACGAGTGGTGCATTGAGCAAACACTGTTTTTTGGCAGTGAAGACAAACCACTGAACATGATCCTGGATGATGGTGGCGACCTCACCAATGTGGTGCTCGACCAATATCCTGAAATTGCCAAGCATGTAAAAGGCATCAGCGAAGAAACAACCACGGGCGTACTGCGCCTCTACGACCGCATGAAAAAAGGCACACTTCCAATGCCTGCCATCAATGTGAACGACTCCGTTACCAAAAGCAAATTCGACAACAAGTACGGTTGCCGTGAAAGCTGTGTAGACGCCATTCGCAGGGCCACGGATATTATGATGGCCGGTAAAGTGGCCGTAGTAGCCGGATTTGGAGATGTGGGCAAAGGTTCAGCAGAATCGCTGCGTGGCGCTGGCGCTCGCGTCATCATCACCGAGATTGACCCGATCTGTGCGCTCCAGGCAGCGATGGAAGGTTTCGAAGTGAAGAAGATGATTGATGCCGTGAAGGAAGCCGACATTATCGTTACGGCCACTGGCAACAAGGACATCATAGCAGGCCCCCATTTCGAGGCCATGAAGGACAAAGCCATTGTGTGCAACATCGGCCACTTCGACAATGAAATTGATATGGCATGGCTGAACAAAAAGCATGGTGCTACAAAAGACACCATCAAGCCGCAGGTAGATAAATATACTATTGACGGCAAAGACATTATTGTGCTGGCTGAAGGCCGCCTCGTGAACCTGGGCTGCGCTATGGGCCACCCTTCATTCGTAATGAGCAACAGCTTTACGAACCAAACGCTGGCGCAAATAGAACTTTGGAACAATACGGACAAATACGAAAACAAGGTTTACGTACTTCCAAAACATCTTGATGAAAAAGTTGCCCGCCTGCACCTGCAAAAGATCGGTGTGGAACTGGAAGAACTTTCGGCTGACCAGGCCGCATACATTGGCGTGGATAAGAATGGACCTTATAAGAGCGAGCATTATCGCTATTAAGCGTTCATATTTTAGATTTTAATGTATTAAAAAAAGGGAAATCCGGTTTGGGTTTCCCTTTTTTTGATTAGTTATGAGTTGTCCTGGTTTTTTCCCCAACCCCATTGTGCTAATTTCAATTCAACCGTTCTTCAAGATTTACTGTGATCTCATCACCGGCTTCTTTGCCAATAGCTTGTCGGATTTCCTGCTTCACCGGTAATTTATGATTGCCATTCCCGAGCGCCATGAAAGCACTCTGGAACGGGTGGCCGTCTATTGTTCCTTTCACTTTCACCAGGCCTTTAGTGCCGAAAAATGCAGCAGCTTCCGGCCACATCACGTATGTGTGTCCCCCTTTTGCCGGGCTTTTCTGCAGTGTTGCTATAAATTGTTGTTCAAGTTTCATTACGCTTATTTCAAACCAAACTTCATTAAGCCCGCTCCAGCGTGGCAACATCAATTTTCTTCATCTTCAGGATTTCATTCATCACTCTTTCTGACTTTTCAGGATCACCAGAACCCATAAGCTCGCCTAAATTTTCAGGTACAACCTGCCAGGAAACGCCAAACTTATCCTCCAGCCAGCCGCACATGCTTTCGGCTCCGCCCTCTGTGAGCCGATTCCAGTAGTGGTCAATTTCCTCCTGGTTTTTGCATTCAATCATCAGGGAAACGCCTTCATCGAATTCGTACCTGTGATCCTGAGCGCTGTCCATCACCATTAGTTTATAGCCGTTCAGTCCGAATTGCGCGTGCATCACAGTGCCTTCCTTATCAGGGGCGCTGTTGGCATCGTACCGCATGATGCCATCAACTTTGGAATTATTAAAGATGTACGTATAATGATTGAGCGCCTCTTCTGCACGGCCAAGTTGCTCTCCCGTAAAGAGCAGGCAGGGCGTAATGTGCTGCCCCACATCTTCCAGCTTACCTGAAGAAAGTTGCCACGAAACACCGTACTTATCCTGTAACCAGCCGTATTGATCGCTCCACGGATATGCATCCAGCGGCATCAGCACATTGCCACCTTTGGATAGAGCCTCCCATATTTTCTGGATTTCCTCTTTGCTTTCCGAGATATAGAACAACGAAATTGAAGGGTTTGGACGGAACTTAGATCCGCCATTCAGACACATCACCTGCTCTCCGGCCACTTCAAACATCACTACCATGGGTGTATCGGTGGTAATCCTGGCATTGCTGAAAATGGCACAGTAGAATTCTGCGGCCTCTTTGCCATTGCTGTCGAACCAAAGACAAGGCGTTATTTGCTGATCTTTCATAAGTCTCGATTTTAATTTTCCTGAACAAATGTAGAATATCAAATACCGAAGCAGAAGGTAGCAAAGCGACATTTTAAGGGGTGGAATGCGGCTGGTATTACAAGCTTTACTTCCTCTTCAATTCTGCATCCAGAATATTTTCTCTGATACATTCTTCTCTCCTCTCGCCTCCGGTCCGGGAAAGAACGAATTAGCAACTATAAACACGATTGCAGAAACAGCGATCCCAAAAATATTGGCATCCAGACTCAGCCAAAGCTGATCAAACCATTGCAGGGAAATGGTTGTGAAACCACCAAGAATCATGGCGGCCATTGCAGCTACCGGACTAGTTTGTCGCCAGAAGAGTGCTCCGAGCAGCGGCACCAGCAGCCCGGAAACCATAAAGGCGTAAGAAAGCAGCATCAGGTCCAGCACCTGTGTCATTACTGAGGCGAGGAGAAGCGAAATTGCACCAATCACCAAGGTGGCGATTTGCGATATTCCCACGAAATCTTTGTGATCGGTAGAGAATTTACGGAAGCGCCCCACAATATCCGAAACGAAATTTCCTGAAGCCGCCATCAGGCAGCTATCGGCCGTGCTGAGAATGGCCGAGAAATAGGCTGACATCACCAAACCCATAAGGCCAACGGGAAGTACCGTTCGCAACAGCATAGGCAGGCCCGTTTCAGGATCGGTGGCAGAAACATTGGCGCTGCCCAGGTAGTCGAACATTCCCTGGTCTGCGGCCACGCGCGCCAGCAGTCCTAGCGCCACGCCCATAAAAGCCATAACCGGCCACTCAAACAACCCGGCAAGATACCAGGCGCGCCTGGCAGTTTTTTCATCACGGCAGGCATAAATGCGTTGGTAGAGCGTCATGCCAACGAACCAGATGGGAATGATCGTCACCGCCCAATTCACCAATTCCTGCCAGGAAATATTGGTGAGCGTCAGCATTTCCGGTTGTACGGTTTGCTGCACAGCTTCCCAGCCGCCTACGGTAGTGTAGGCTACAGGCAAAGCGATGAAAATCAAACCGGCCATCAGGATGATCCATTGCACTGTATCGGTATAGATCACAGCCTTCAGGCCGCCCAATACGGTATATATAACTACGATCAGCCCCATGGCAATGAGGGCCGTGTCCAGGTCTACAGCCGCAAAAGCGCCATTGGCCAACTTTGCTCCCGCCAGGATCTGTGAACTCGTGAAGCCCATGTAGCCGATCGCGGAAATAATGCCGGCTACGAGCGCCACATTCGCCCCATAATAATGATTGAAGATTTGCGGAAACGTGAGAAACCGGCCAAATGCTTCGTTGCCTTTTACTTTGGGAATGAGCAGCACTGCTGCCAGCCATGCCCCAATCAGTCCTGTAAAAAGCATCCACGCTCCGGACAGGCCCATGACAAAACCCAAACCGCCCAGTCCAATAGAAAATCCGCCACCTACATCCGTGGCCACCACCGAAAGGCCGATATGCAGGCTGCCCATATTGCGCCCGCCCACATAGTAATCATCCCCGCTTTTGTTCTTGTGCATGAAGTAGAGCCCCACCCCAAGCATGGTGATGATGTATACGAAAAAAATGGTGATGTCCAGCCAGTGCATAAAATTCTGAGGTTGTGAAAATTCCTTTAGGGATTGCAGAAGTATAAAAAAAAGGAGAGAACCTCAAATTTCCGCTGTCGCATTATGGGTATTTCTATGCAGATTGTTCGTGCTGATGTAGCATGAGCAATGAAGGTTTCATTGAGTCAGAACATAATCCAATATGGCGGATCACGAAATGAATCCGCCACTCGTGGGCCTTTAATAACCTGCTGAACAGGTAAAGAGACAGCAAAGGGCTGATACTTATCCCGGAGCTGGAATTTGAGCTTCCCAATAAAAAGACGGTTCGGCCGGATGGGACCACTTTCAGGATTATATCTTTGAGATATAATAGCTGTTGAAGAAAGATTGCACGGTGAGTATGAGAACAGTTGAGATTGTGGGGGAAATGTGAAAAATTAATATTCAGAATAATGACTGAAGAAAAAGCAAAAGTGGAATCGGAAAAAATGGCTAAGGACTTAATGAATAAACCAGCATATAATCTGGACAAAGCGAAAATTACTTGGTTGAAGCCAAAGAATTTAATAGTCCTGGGGTCTACCTGGTTTTTAAGATCACGCTATAGATTTCCCGGTTTACCGTCCTTTTGGACACCGTTAGCATTTCCAGGTAAAACCCTGGCAGGGCCGGTAGCGCCTTGCCTAGCAAACGCAGGGGCTTCTTCGTATCCTATATTATCCGGTAGTCCGATATAATACGGACATCTTAGTCTTAAATGAAAATTAGAGAAGCATCCTGATGTTCATAAAAGACTTAACCCCTAGTTTGGGTTTATTAACTATCACGTTACCAGGCATCTTAAAGGTAGTTTAAATGGTTCAAAACATTATTTTTTGTATAACTAAAAGTAAGCTGAAAATTGTAAAATAAAATTTAGCATATCTTTGACGCGAACAATTTTAATTTTTACACCTAAAAGATTCAAAGCCTAAAATCATGAAAAATCTGTTTTTAATCTTCTGCGCTTTTTGCGCTACATCATTTGTCCTGAGTTCTTGCGATAACGACAAGGGAATGACGGATGCCGAAAGAAATGCCATTATCGACTCTACGTATGAAGCCGAGGCAACGCTGATCCGGGAAAATATGATCCGGCAGTGTTCTGACGAGATGGAAATGCGGGTTCAGCCTAAAGTGGATAGCATCGTTCAGGCTAAAATGGATGCGGATGACGAATCTGCCGATGACATGCTGGATAATGATGGCATGACAACGGATCAGGATGGTGATGACATGACTGCAGATGAGGATGCCGATGTGGAAAAAGACGAGATGACCGATCAGGAGAAAATTGACATGGCGGTTCAGGAAAAGATCGCAGAACTTCGTGAAGAAATGGAGAGGGAATGTCAGCAGCGCGTAATGGATGTGGCTAACCACAGAGCCGATTCTATTCTGGCTCTGGAACCAGAAGCCAGCACAGGAACTCCGTCTTCTCCTCCCGGGAATCAAACCGAAGAGCCGACAACACCGACTACTGAACCAGGCAGAAAAAGCGAGGAAACCGTGAAACCAGGAAGGAAATCTGACGAGCCAGTAAAACCAGGAAGAAAAAATCCTAAGAACGAAGGAAACTAATCCATCCGATTGTAACTATCGGGTCTTACTACAAGATCCTATTAAAAAAGGGATGTCCTCAACACGACATCCCTTTTTTTTGATCCATGAAGCGGGCTTCTTAATAGCTGAAGTTTAAAATCAAAACGTAATTCCATTCTTTGAATATAGGCATATTCCGAAGCTATTGGTAGCATCTAAAATTAATGATTAATGGTGAGTATTTAAAGAGTACAAATAAAAATGCCATGGGAGCTTTAAAAGCTGATGAAATATTCTAATCAGGCGATGTATCCTTGCTTTTTTAACATTCTATTTACGAAGCATTACTGCTTGACAAGTTGCGGTAATGACATTACCTGCAGCCTCATAAGAAACTGTAATCCAAACCGAAAACCAGAATCAACATTAAGCTTTTCAGGTTCAACTTGTTGGACGGAAAATTGGGCTGGATTTCAAAAAACTAAACAAACCTGCGGCTCCCCTACTTTTGTTCGGACGCGGAAAGCGGAAATCACGGATGTGGGACGAATTCATAGTCTCCTTCATTCCGGTATTTTTTAAGGAAGTAAAAGGAGGAGCACTTTTTACACACTAAGTTTGGAGAGGTAAAATGAGGAAGAGAAAAGAAGCATTAATAAACAGGTTTAAATGGGCCAGATTATTATTTGAAGGCAGGCCGGGCAAAATAACTATGGGAGCAAAAATAAAAAAGCCATTGAGACCTTTAACGGGTTCAATGGCATTTTTATAAGTAAAGGTATGTTCTGGTCAGGCTAATTCGTCCTGCTTCTGAAACATTCGCTCTCTATTGCCGGAGCATTATTACCTCACAGGTTTCTGTAACTATTGTGCCTCCGTCATCATATGAAACCGTGTATTCAATGGTAAGGGTATTTCCTTCAATTGAACCGGAACCACTCAGAGTGTAAATGTTCGTGCAGAAAGTCTGTTCAGCAATCGTCAAAGTATTGCCATCTACGCTCGCCTCAACATTATAATCATTGGGACAAGTAAACTCTCCCAGGTTCTCAATACGGATGATAGTCTCATCTGTTCCGCTCTTGGTGATTTCCACAGGATAAGACGCTCCTGTACAATCATCACTGCCCTCAAACATACCAACGAATTTGTCAGCACTCACAGTAGCACATTCTTCGCCTTCATAACCGGCAGCGCAGTCACATTCGCAATCATCATCTCCTACTTCAGTGGCCAATCCACCATTCTGGCAAACTACATCTTCACATGGGTCGTTTTCGCATCCAGTCAGGGCAAATCCAAAACCGAACACCAGAATTAACATTAAGCTTTTCAGGTTCAACTTGTTCATAATTTTAATTTTTTTTATGATTTGATTAATTAAGTACAAAGATATAAAGGAATGCAATAAAAAACTGCTTCCTTTCAGAAATCCTTATCATAAAGAAATCAGAGACTGAAATTGTTCTATAAAATTTGAGCTATGCGGCTTTTACCATTGCCCTGGTATTAACTGCATTCCGGAACTTGCCGGAATCCCATTTTATACTCATCGTTATCCTTGCAGAAGAATTAACTTGCGACAAATTTTTAACAATAGAAATCTGTATACTTGAATTTCAACGAATTTGACCTGGATGAGGACCTGCTTGATGGTCTGAGTTCGATGGGTTTTACTGAGGCTACACCCGTTCAGGAACTTGCAATACCCACTATATTAGAAAACAAAGACCTGATAGCCTGCGCACAGACAGGTACAGGAAAAACTGCCGCTTATCTCCTCCCGATCCTGCACAAGATTGCACACGGCAAAAACCGGAAGATCAATACATTGGTAATTGCTCCCACAAGAGAACTGGCATTGCAGATTGACCGCCAGCTTGAGGGATTTGCGTATTTTGTACCGGTATCATCCTACCCTGTCTATGGAGGAGGAGACGGGAAGGATTTTATCCAGCAGAAAAAAGCCCTTACCAAAGGAGCTGATATTATTATTGCAACACCGGGCAAGCTGATTTCTCACCTTAATATGGGATATGCAGACTTCAGCGAACTTGAACACCTTATCCTTGACGAAGCCGACCGGATGCTGGATATGGGATTCCATGATGACATCATGCGCATTCTGAGCCATCTTCCCAAGGAGCGGCAAACCCTTCTCTTTTCGGCCACTATGCCTGGCAAGATCAGGACGCTGAGCCAGAAGATCCTCAAGCAGCCCGTAGAGATCAACATCGCCATGTCAAAGCCGGCAGAAGGAATTCTGCAAGCAGCT from Bacteroidia bacterium includes these protein-coding regions:
- a CDS encoding DUF1905 domain-containing protein, producing MKLEQQFIATLQKSPAKGGHTYVMWPEAAAFFGTKGLVKVKGTIDGHPFQSAFMALGNGNHKLPVKQEIRQAIGKEAGDEITVNLEERLN
- a CDS encoding VOC family protein, which gives rise to MKDQQITPCLWFDSNGKEAAEFYCAIFSNARITTDTPMVVMFEVAGEQVMCLNGGSKFRPNPSISLFYISESKEEIQKIWEALSKGGNVLMPLDAYPWSDQYGWLQDKYGVSWQLSSGKLEDVGQHITPCLLFTGEQLGRAEEALNHYTYIFNNSKVDGIMRYDANSAPDKEGTVMHAQFGLNGYKLMVMDSAQDHRYEFDEGVSLMIECKNQEEIDHYWNRLTEGGAESMCGWLEDKFGVSWQVVPENLGELMGSGDPEKSERVMNEILKMKKIDVATLERA
- a CDS encoding sodium:solute symporter family protein, with translation MHWLDITIFFVYIITMLGVGLYFMHKNKSGDDYYVGGRNMGSLHIGLSVVATDVGGGFSIGLGGLGFVMGLSGAWMLFTGLIGAWLAAVLLIPKVKGNEAFGRFLTFPQIFNHYYGANVALVAGIISAIGYMGFTSSQILAGAKLANGAFAAVDLDTALIAMGLIVVIYTVLGGLKAVIYTDTVQWIILMAGLIFIALPVAYTTVGGWEAVQQTVQPEMLTLTNISWQELVNWAVTIIPIWFVGMTLYQRIYACRDEKTARRAWYLAGLFEWPVMAFMGVALGLLARVAADQGMFDYLGSANVSATDPETGLPMLLRTVLPVGLMGLVMSAYFSAILSTADSCLMAASGNFVSDIVGRFRKFSTDHKDFVGISQIATLVIGAISLLLASVMTQVLDLMLLSYAFMVSGLLVPLLGALFWRQTSPVAAMAAMILGGFTTISLQWFDQLWLSLDANIFGIAVSAIVFIVANSFFPGPEARGEKNVSEKIFWMQN
- a CDS encoding NAD+ synthase, which encodes MRIALAQLNYHTGHFDYNTNKIITAIQKAKAEKADLVIFAELAICGYPPRDFLEFDHFLELCEQSMESIARECVGIAAIVGGPSHNPRPEGKNLFNSAFYLKDGKIEHIYHKTLLPTYDVFDEYRYFEPAIEHSCIELNGCRIALTICEDIWDLLEDPLYTVNPMDQLISQAPDFMVNIAASPFAWKHDERRKDELRKNASKYQLPIFYVNHVGAQTELIFDGASTVMNARGSVYDVLDCFTEDLRIYDLEDVRKQSPIVRYSKPSKYELIHDGLVLGIRDYFQKLGFKKAILGLSGGIDSALVAVLATEALGNENVQAVMMPTEYTSGRSKSDAEKLADILDISYKIIPVQSPYQAFLAELNPYFGDMPFGIAEENMQARSRAIILMALANKFGYILLNTSNKSELAVGYGTLYGDMAGGLSVIGDIYKTEVFELCRYINRNDEKIPESILTRPPTAELRPDQKDSDSLPPYQVLDEILHEYIEMRLGPREIVANGYDEATVKRILKMVNQSEYKRAQFPPILRVSDKAFGMGRRMPIVAKYLG
- a CDS encoding DEAD/DEAH box helicase, giving the protein MNFNEFDLDEDLLDGLSSMGFTEATPVQELAIPTILENKDLIACAQTGTGKTAAYLLPILHKIAHGKNRKINTLVIAPTRELALQIDRQLEGFAYFVPVSSYPVYGGGDGKDFIQQKKALTKGADIIIATPGKLISHLNMGYADFSELEHLILDEADRMLDMGFHDDIMRILSHLPKERQTLLFSATMPGKIRTLSQKILKQPVEINIAMSKPAEGILQAAYLAYDEQKVRLIRNLLEGKSVEKVIIFSATKVMVNRMGRELKRHGLNAASISSDLEQAEREKVLQQFRGGKLNILVATDVLSRGIDIENIELIINFDVPMDAEDYIHRVGRTARAKATGVALTFINDNPKEQTRFRQIEELIGNEIRKLPLPGDMGVGPEYKPHSRKPGGGRKSPGQGKPRRKPQRS
- the ahcY gene encoding adenosylhomocysteinase, yielding MIETKVKAEDYKVRDISLAAWGRKEIELAEAEMPGLMATREEYRDTQPLKGARIAGCLHMTIQTAVLIETLVELGAEVRWSSCNIFSTQDHAAAAIAAAGVPVFAWKGLTEEEYEWCIEQTLFFGSEDKPLNMILDDGGDLTNVVLDQYPEIAKHVKGISEETTTGVLRLYDRMKKGTLPMPAINVNDSVTKSKFDNKYGCRESCVDAIRRATDIMMAGKVAVVAGFGDVGKGSAESLRGAGARVIITEIDPICALQAAMEGFEVKKMIDAVKEADIIVTATGNKDIIAGPHFEAMKDKAIVCNIGHFDNEIDMAWLNKKHGATKDTIKPQVDKYTIDGKDIIVLAEGRLVNLGCAMGHPSFVMSNSFTNQTLAQIELWNNTDKYENKVYVLPKHLDEKVARLHLQKIGVELEELSADQAAYIGVDKNGPYKSEHYRY